From Epinephelus lanceolatus isolate andai-2023 chromosome 2, ASM4190304v1, whole genome shotgun sequence, one genomic window encodes:
- the LOC117257565 gene encoding cellular retinoic acid-binding protein 1 — protein sequence MPNFAGTWKMKTSENFDELLKALGVNAMLRRVAVTAASKPHVEIRQTDEQFYIKTSTTVRTTEINFHIGEEFNEETVDGRKCKSLATWETENKIYCKQTLLSGNGPKTFWTRELNGDELILTFGADDVVCTRIYVRA from the exons ATGCCCAATTTTGCAGGCACCTGGAAAATGAAAACCAGCGAGAATTTTGATGAGCTGCTCAAAGCCCTGG GTGTGAACGCCATGCTGAGGAGGGTAGCAGTGACGGCTGCATCCAAGCCCCATGTTGAGATAAGGCAGACCGACGAGCAATTCTACATCAAGACCTCTACCACAGTCCGCACCACGGAGATCAACTTCCACATTGGAGAGGAGTTTAATGAGGAGACGGTGGACGGCAGAAAGTGTAAG AGTTTGGCCACTTgggaaacagaaaacaagatTTACTGCAAACAGACTCTGCTGAGTGGGAACGGCCCGAAGACCTTCTGGACCCGAGAACTCAACGGGGACGAACTCATACTG ACCTTTGGAGCCGATGACGTGGTGTGCACAAGGATCTACGTACGAGCATAG
- the slc25a44b gene encoding solute carrier family 25 member 44b isoform X1 yields MRNQSDEGASTAGRMQQKRNIQIIEWEDLDKKKFYSFGVFMTMSIRATVYPATLIRTLLQVQRGKSLYSGTFDAFFKILRTEGIRGLYRGFMVNTFTLISGQAYITTYELVRKYVSKYSDDNTVKSLVAGGSASLVAQSITVPIDVVSQQLMMQGQGEHLTRFRLSSNTEAGKSKKFFGQTRNIMAQIFAADGFRGFYRGYVASLLTYIPNSAVWWPFYHFYAEQLSKMAPSDCPHLILQAMAGPLAAATASTVTNPMDVVRARVQVEGRTSVIETFRQLIKEEGCWGLTKGLSARIISSTPTAIVMVVGYETLKKLSLRPELVDSRHW; encoded by the exons ATGAG GAATCAGTCTGATGAAGGGGCATCTACAGCTGGCAGGATGCAGCAGAAAAGGAACATCCAGATCATCGAGTGGGAGGACCTCGACAAAAAGAAATTTTACTCTTTCGGGGTGTTCATGACGATGAGCATCCGGGCCACCGTTTACCCGGCCACACTCATCCGCACTCTACTCCAGGTGCAGAGGGGCAAATCACTCTACAGCGGCACCTTTGACGCCTTCTTCAAGATTCTCCGGACGGAGGGCATCCGCGGCCTTTATCGAGGCTTTATGGTCAACACCTTCACGCTCATCTCAGGCCAGGCTTACATCACCACCTACGAGCTGGTGAGGAAGTATGTCTCCAAGTATTCTGACGACAATACGGTCAAGTCGCTGGTGGCGGGCGGATCAGCCTCCCTGGTTGCTCAGAGCATCACTGTCCCTATAGATGTCGTCTCTCAGCAGCTGATGATGCAGGGCCAAGGGGAGCACCTCACTCGCTTTCGACTGAGTTCTAATACAGAGGCTGGAAAGTCTAAAAAATTCTTCGGCCAAACCAGAAACATTATGGCTCAGATTTTTGCCGCTGATGGTTTCCGGGGCTTCTACAGAGGATATGTGGCTTCTCTGCTCACTTATATCCCCAACAGTGCTGTGTGGTGGCCTTTCTACCATTTTTATGCTG AGCAACTCTCTAAAATGGCTCCCAGTGACTGCCCTCATCTGATCCTACAAGCCATGGCCGGACCTCTGGCCGCTGCTACTGCCTCAACTGTCACCAACCCAATGGATGTGGTCAGAGCCAGAGTGCAG gTTGAAGGGAGGACTTCAGTCATTGAGACGTTCAGGCAGCTGATCAAAGAGGAGGGCTGCTGGGGACTGACCAAAGGACTGTCGGCACGCATCATCTCCTCCACACCCACTGCCATCGTCATGGTGGTCGGCTACGAGACGCTTAAAAAGCTGAGTCTGCGACCGGAGCTGGTGGACTCGAGACACTGGTAG
- the slc25a44b gene encoding solute carrier family 25 member 44b isoform X2, producing the protein MQQKRNIQIIEWEDLDKKKFYSFGVFMTMSIRATVYPATLIRTLLQVQRGKSLYSGTFDAFFKILRTEGIRGLYRGFMVNTFTLISGQAYITTYELVRKYVSKYSDDNTVKSLVAGGSASLVAQSITVPIDVVSQQLMMQGQGEHLTRFRLSSNTEAGKSKKFFGQTRNIMAQIFAADGFRGFYRGYVASLLTYIPNSAVWWPFYHFYAEQLSKMAPSDCPHLILQAMAGPLAAATASTVTNPMDVVRARVQVEGRTSVIETFRQLIKEEGCWGLTKGLSARIISSTPTAIVMVVGYETLKKLSLRPELVDSRHW; encoded by the exons ATGCAGCAGAAAAGGAACATCCAGATCATCGAGTGGGAGGACCTCGACAAAAAGAAATTTTACTCTTTCGGGGTGTTCATGACGATGAGCATCCGGGCCACCGTTTACCCGGCCACACTCATCCGCACTCTACTCCAGGTGCAGAGGGGCAAATCACTCTACAGCGGCACCTTTGACGCCTTCTTCAAGATTCTCCGGACGGAGGGCATCCGCGGCCTTTATCGAGGCTTTATGGTCAACACCTTCACGCTCATCTCAGGCCAGGCTTACATCACCACCTACGAGCTGGTGAGGAAGTATGTCTCCAAGTATTCTGACGACAATACGGTCAAGTCGCTGGTGGCGGGCGGATCAGCCTCCCTGGTTGCTCAGAGCATCACTGTCCCTATAGATGTCGTCTCTCAGCAGCTGATGATGCAGGGCCAAGGGGAGCACCTCACTCGCTTTCGACTGAGTTCTAATACAGAGGCTGGAAAGTCTAAAAAATTCTTCGGCCAAACCAGAAACATTATGGCTCAGATTTTTGCCGCTGATGGTTTCCGGGGCTTCTACAGAGGATATGTGGCTTCTCTGCTCACTTATATCCCCAACAGTGCTGTGTGGTGGCCTTTCTACCATTTTTATGCTG AGCAACTCTCTAAAATGGCTCCCAGTGACTGCCCTCATCTGATCCTACAAGCCATGGCCGGACCTCTGGCCGCTGCTACTGCCTCAACTGTCACCAACCCAATGGATGTGGTCAGAGCCAGAGTGCAG gTTGAAGGGAGGACTTCAGTCATTGAGACGTTCAGGCAGCTGATCAAAGAGGAGGGCTGCTGGGGACTGACCAAAGGACTGTCGGCACGCATCATCTCCTCCACACCCACTGCCATCGTCATGGTGGTCGGCTACGAGACGCTTAAAAAGCTGAGTCTGCGACCGGAGCTGGTGGACTCGAGACACTGGTAG
- the LOC117270674 gene encoding proteasome subunit alpha type-4-like, with protein sequence MSRRYDSRTTIFSPEGRLYQVEYAMEAIGHAGTCLGILASDGVLLAAERRNIHKLLDEVFFSEKIYKLNDDLACSVAGITSDANVLTNELRLIAQRYLLQYQEPIPCEQLVTALCDIKQAYTQFGGKRPFGVSLLYMGWDKHYGFQLYQSDPSGNYGGWKATCIGNNSAAAVSMLKQDYKEGEMTLSSALALAVKVLNKTMDVSKLSAEKVEIATLTRENGKTKIKVLKLKEVEELIKRHEAEEAKAEKDKKEKEQKEKDK encoded by the exons aTG TCTCGTAGATATGATTCTCGAACAACCATATTTTCACCTGAAG GACGCCTGTATCAGGTGGAGTATGCGATGGAAGCAATCGGTCacgctggaacatgtctggggATTCTCGCAAGTGACGGAGTGCTGTTAGCAGCAGAGAGACGCAACATCCACAAACTGCTCGATGAGGTTTTCTTCTCTGAGAAAATCTACAAGCTCAATGA TGACTTGGCCTGCAGTGTTGCTGGGATCACATCAGATGCTAATGTACTAACAAATGAGCTGCGGCTAATTGCACAGAG GTATTTATTGCAGTACCAGGAGCCCATACCCTGCGAGCAGTTGGTGACGGCCCTGTGTGACATTAAGCAAGCATACACACAGTTTGGAG GCAAGAGGCCGTTTGGTGTTTCTCTGTTGTACATGGGCTGGGACAAACACTACGGCTTCCAGTTGTACCAGAGTGACCCCAGTGGCAACTATGGAGGCTGGAAGGCAACCTGTATCGGCAATAACAGTGCT GCTGCAGTGTCCATGTTGAAGCAGGACTACAAGGAGGGCGAGATGACTCTGTCCTCTGCTCTGGCTTTGGCTGTCAAAGTCCTCAACAAAACGATGGATGTCAGCAAACTCTCAGCAGAGAAAG TGGAAATCGCCACCCTGACACGGGAAAACgggaaaacaaaaatcaagGTGCTGAAACTGAAAGAAGTCGAGGAACTCATCAAGCGACACGAGGCCGAGGAGGCCAAGGCTGAGAAGGACAAAAAGGAGaaggagcagaaggagaaggacAAATGA